The following DNA comes from Brassica oleracea var. oleracea cultivar TO1000 chromosome C5, BOL, whole genome shotgun sequence.
TCCAAATGGTTTTGAGATGAACTCCTTTACAAATCTTCACAAATCACACCAAAACAAGTACAAAACACTCAAATCTTCTCTCTAGAACTTGTAAATCTCCTCCTTGGTCGCCCCTGGTCTTTTCTGAGTCTCAAAGGTCCAGTTCTTTTGTGAATTCTTGAGGGGAGTGGGTAAAAAGGAGTGAAAAGCTCGTTTGTGCGTGTGGAGCCCGTAGCGCCTGAGATCGGTCGATCCACATGGCTCGGATCGGTCGATCTGTGGATGAAACCGGGGATCGGTCGATCCAGGTAGCCCGGATCGGTCGATCTCGTGCTCTGTGCGATCAATACTTCATTCGGTCCATTGTTCGGTCCATCTTGCTTCTGAATAAATCCCGAATGCGTTCTTTTCTTTCAAGCTATCTAGTAACCTGCATATTACACTTAAGAACACCAAAACGCATCAAATAGACCAAAACATTAATTAAAACCGACCATTTAATTGCTCCAAAACGAGTTTAAAACCGTTAAAAACACGGAATATCAACTCCCCCAGACTTGAATCTTTGCTTGTCCTCAAGTAAAGAGGATTAAAATTTGGGAGCTCACTAACCCTCAGTAGACCTTATCTTGTGATTTCGCTAACCACTTAAATCAGAGACTGTCAAGGCATTCATTCCAAATCCCCACCAAGACCGCGCAAACCTTTCCATATTTCAGACCTGCAAGTCTCAGTTTCAAGTAATCAACGCTTTACATTCATTAAAAAGGGCGTGACCTTTCCACCAAAGATATCTCCATCAGGTATAACGGGCTCAGTGTTTGGGAGGCTGTTTTAGTGTTTAATTAGGTGAGGCTCAAGTGTTTGTGGGTATCAGCGACAACAAAAAATGCAAAACATTATGCAAAATCGCTGGAGAAACCGAGTATATTGAGGTGTTGGATGCGTACGAGAGAGGGGACAAGTTCTATCTCTACACTGGAAGAGGACCTTCTTCGGAAGCTTTGCATTTAGGGCATTTGATTCCTTTCATGTTTACCAAGTAAGTTAGATCTTGAAAGCTATTGTCTTTACTCTTTTAAGGTAGATGGGTGGGTCAATGCTTGTTCTTTATACTCTTTGTGTAGATACTTGCAAGAGGCTTTCAAGGTTCCTCTGGTTATACAGCTAACGGATGATGAGAAATGCATGTGGAAGAACTTGTCCGTTGAGGAAAGTCAGAGACTTGCTAGAGAAAATGCTAAAGATATCATTGCTTGTGGGTTTGATGTCACAAAGACTTTCATTTTCTCAGACTTTGACTATGTTGGCGGGTAAGAAAACTCATTTGAATCCCATTTAGATTGTTTTTTTTAATGTGAACTGATGATGATGATGCTTTGCGTGTGTGCTGTAGTGCTTTCTATAAGAACATGCTGAAGGTTGCAAAGTGTGTAACACTTAATAAGGTGAGTTTACTTACTCTCTATCTCATTGAATTGCAACAACGTGGCTAGTATGCTTTATGTTCATTTTTTTTTGTATCTCCTTATCTGCTAGGCTATGGGAATCTTTGGCTTTTCTGGCGAAGATCATATTGGAAAACTCAGTTTCCCTCCTGTGCAGGCATGTCTTTCTGTACCTGTTGGCATGTGCAAGTGTAGTATTATAATGCATAATAGACGGTTTGATAAATAAGTTTCCATATGCATTTGCAGGCAGTTCCATCATTTCCTAGCTCATTCCCACACTTGTTCCCTGGCAAGGACAAGCTCCGTTGCTTGATCCCTTGTGCAATTGACCAGGTGTGCTGTNNNNNNNNNNNNNNNNNNNNNNNNNNNNNNNNNNNNNNNNNNNNNNNNNNNNNNNNNNNNNNNNNNNNNNNNNNNNNNNNNNNNNNNNNNNNNNNNNNNNNNNNNNNNNNNNNNNNNNNNNNNNNNNNNNNNNNNNNNNNNNNNNNNNNNNNNNNNNNNNNNNNNNNNNNNNNNNNNNNNNNNNNNNNNNNNNNNNNNNNNNNNNNNNNNNNNNNNNNNNNNNNNNNNNNNNNNNNNNNNNNNNNNNNNNNNNNNNNNNNNNNNNNNNNNNNNNNNNNNNNNNNNNNNNNNNNNNNNNNNNNNNNNNNNNNNNNNNNNNNNNNNNNNNNNNNNNNNNNNNNNNNNNNNNNNNNNNNNNNNNNNNNNNNNNNNNNNNNNNNNNNNNNNNNNNNNNNNNNNNNNNNNNNNNNNNNNNNNNNNNNNNNNNNNNNNNNNNNNNNNNNNNNNNNNNNNNNNNNNNNNNNNNNNNNNNNNNNNNNNNNNNNNNNNNNNNNNNNNNNNNNNNNNNNNNNNNNNNNNNNNNNNNNNNNNNNNNNNNNNNNNNNNNNNNNNNNNNNNNNNNNNNNNNNNNNNNNNNNNNNNNNNNNNNNNNNNNNNNNNNNNNNNNNNNNNNNNNNNNNNNNNNNNNNNNNNNNNNNNNNNNNNNNNNNNNNNNNNNNNNNNNNNNNNNNNNNNNNNNNNNNNNNNNNNNNNNNNNNNNNNNNNNNNNNNNNNNNNNNNNNNNNNNNNNNNNNNNNNNNNNNNNNNNNNNNNNNNNNNNNNNNNNNNNNNNNNNNNNNNNNNNNNNNNNNNNNNNNNNNNNNNNNNNNNNNNNNNNNNNNNNNNNNNNNNNNNNNNNNNNNNNNNNNNNNNNNNNNNNNNNNNNNNNNNNNNNNNNNNNNNNNNNNNNNNNNNNNNNNNNNNNNNNNNNNNNNNNNNNNNNNNNNNNNNNNNNNNNNNNNNNNNNNNNNNNNNNNNNNNNNNNNNNNNNNNNNNNNNNNNNNNNNNNNNNNNNNNNNNNNNNNNNNNNNNNNNNNNNNNNNNNNNNNNNNNNNNNNNNNNNNNNNNNNNNNNNNNNNNNNNNNNNNNNNNNNNNNNNNNNNNNNNNNNNNNNNNNNNNNNNNNNNNNNNNNNNNNNNNNNNNNNNNNNNNNNNNNNNNNNNNNNNNNNNNNNNNNNNNNNNNNNNNNNNNNNNNNNNNNNNNNNNNNNNNNNNNNNNNNNNNNNNNNNNNNNNNNNNNNNNNNNNNNNNNNNNNNNNNNNNNNNNNNNNNNNNNNNNNNNNNNNNNNNNNNNNNNNNNNNNNNNNNNNNNNNNNNNNNNNNNNNNNNNNNNNNNNNNNNNNNNNNNNNNNNNNNNNNNNNNNNNNNNNNNNNNNNNNNNNNNNNNNNNNNNNNNNNNNNNNNNNNNNNNNNNNNNNNNNNNNNNNNNNNNNNNNNNNNNNNNNNNNNNNNNNNNNNNNNNNNNNNNNNNNNNNNNNNNNNNNNNNNNNNNNNNNNNNNNNNNNNNNNNNNNNNNNNNNNNNNNNNNNNNNNNNNNNNNNNNNNNNNNNNNNNNNNNNNNNNNNNNNNNNNNNNNNNNNNNNNNNNNNNNNNNNNNNNNNNNNNNNNNNNNNNNNNNNNNNNNNNNNNNNNNNNNNNNNNNNNNNNNNNNNNNNNNNNNNNNNNNNNNNNNNNNNNNNNNNNNNNNNNNNNNNNNNNNNNNNNNNNNNNNNNNNNNNNNNNNNNNNNNNNNNNNNNNNNNNNNNNNNNNNNNNNNNNNNNNNNNNNNNNNNNNNNNNNNNNNNNNNNNNNNNNNNNNNNNNNNNNNNNNNNNNNNNNNNNNNNNNNNNNNNNNNNNNNNNNNNNNNNNNNNNNNNNNNNNNNNNNNNNNNNNNNNNNNNNNNNNNNNNNNNNNNNNNNNNNNNNNNNNNNNNNNNNNNNNNNNNNNNNNNNNN
Coding sequences within:
- the LOC106292409 gene encoding tryptophan--tRNA ligase, cytoplasmic-like, whose protein sequence is MTSAIDKGINSLLILSDSQTLIKLLNSKGRNLEIAGEAQVFVGISDNKKCKTLCKIAGETEYIEVLDAYERGDKFYLYTGRGPSSEALHLGHLIPFMFTKYLQEAFKVPLVIQLTDDEKCMWKNLSVEESQRLARENAKDIIACGFDVTKTFIFSDFDYVGGAFYKNMLKVAKCVTLNKAMGIFGFSGEDHIGKLSFPPVQAVPSFPSSFPHLFPGKDKLRCLIPCAIDQVCCHQQQSIASTIEQYSPSLSTLS